A single window of Sphaerodactylus townsendi isolate TG3544 linkage group LG05, MPM_Stown_v2.3, whole genome shotgun sequence DNA harbors:
- the LOC125433031 gene encoding venom nerve growth factor 1-like yields the protein MPGSCNFSSTATNSSSTATSSTATKDCLAIEFITEFQVYSVMSMLCYTLIIAFLIGIWAAPKSEDNAPLGSPATSDISERSQTVQHRDHNQPVTGEVEDTKIEQATNIEVDPKLFQKRQFQSPRVLFSTQPPPLSRDGQGVEFLDSTDCLNSNIRAKCPAHPVHNRGEHSVCDSVSMWVANKTTAIDIKGKQVTVVVDMKIHTTFHKQYFYETKCRDPKSSGCRGIDSRHWNSHCTTTHTFVKALTKEGKQAAWRFIRIDAACVCVISRKTDSL from the exons ATGCCAGGTTCATGTAACTTCTCCAGTACAGCAACCAACTCCTCCAGTACAGCAACCTCCAGTACAGCAACAAAGGATTGTCTTGCCATTGAATTCATTACTGAATTCCAG GTGTATAGCGTAATGTCCATGTTGTGCTACACACTGATTATAGCGTTTCTGATCGGCATATGGGCAGCACCAAAATCTGAGGATAATGCGCCACTGGGGTCTCCTGCAACATCTGACATTTCGGAAAGAAGCCAGACGGTGCAACACAGAGACCACAACCAGCCTGTTACTGGGGAAGTAGAGGACACAAAAATCGAGCAAGCTACAAATATCGAAGTGGATCCAAAGCTTTTTCAGAAGAGACAATTCCAGTCCCCTCGAGTTTTGTTCAGCACTCAGCCACCTCCTTTGTCAAGGGATGGTCAGGGTGTGGAGTTCCTGGACAGCACAGACTGTCTCAACAGTAATATCCGAGCCAAATGTCCAGCACACCCCGTGCACAACCGTGGGGAGCATTCTGTGTGTGACAGTGTTAGTATGTGGGTTGCCAACAAAACCACAGCGATAGACATCAAAGGCAAACAGGTGACTGTGGTGGTGGATATGAAAATTCACACCACCTTTCACAAGCAGTACTTTTATGAGACCAAGTGCAGAGACCCTAAGTCCAGTGGGTGCAGGGGCATTGACTCCAGGCATTGGAACTCCCACTGCACCACTACACACACCTTTGTTAAGGCACTGACCAAGGAAGGCAAGCAGGCAGCCTGGCGATTCATTCGGATAGACgctgcctgtgtgtgtgtaatcaGTAGGAAAACAGACAGCCTCTGA